In Maridesulfovibrio frigidus DSM 17176, a genomic segment contains:
- a CDS encoding PAS domain-containing protein — translation MLNENRYGYNKYQNSVFALVGLVLLVAIFVIDRSYNDFLVESERASFHYTVDRITSSLSNQVNSRFALLIGLNTFSKTVIIPTEIKGKKKNFDMFAAGLYSSARGIRNFIVAPGGINTFVYPIARNQKAVGHNQLKDERPNVQADVERALRDRGMVLSGPYELRQGGLGLVCRMAVFDGDTFWGLVSMVLDINPVLEEAGLYLPINDFQFALVGNDGKVFDGDGGILNQHPVSGVISLPDGSWELSLIPSMGWNKSYLLSLYIWRFFATVIWLGIVYGVYSMTRQQKRLEKTVLLKTEEIHQRKAILDFALQVSQTGLWDLNLVDHTSLRTPLHDKIFGYDKPLAEWTYEMFLKHVYPDDRAETDRLFQEAVEAQKPWLFECRIQRADGEVRWIHACGDQGLDPNGNVTRMTGVVRDITARKESERSLQLSEERFSYAMDATDDGIYDWDLNSNEVYFSPAWKSMLGYTYNELPNDLSVWERLTSPEDFKLAWDLIEKLLNKEQDKFKIEFKMKHKQGHWVNILSRAKAFFNEQGEVVRVVGTHIDVTERVNMELQLAMAQKLESIGQLAAGIAHEINTPIQYISGNLGFMRDSWAEFEDVLGVSMENGNTPPTFSPAVNDSIELMKEWKQAIGDSIEGVDQVSKIVQAMKQFTHPGTMDFRSADLNEIINNTVIITRNEWKYVAEVETDLDEEMPYVFCHPGEINQVIVNLLVNSAHAIALKDGDKNIKGLIKITTFQEAEMAVLSIQDNGCGIPEKNINRVFDHFFTTKELGKGTGQGLAIAYAIIKKHSGSISVESRENLGTTFTIKLPIEGRS, via the coding sequence GTGTTAAATGAAAACAGATATGGTTATAATAAATATCAGAACTCAGTCTTCGCATTAGTTGGGCTGGTTCTTCTTGTTGCGATCTTTGTAATAGATAGATCTTATAATGATTTTTTGGTTGAGAGCGAAAGAGCAAGTTTTCACTACACGGTAGATAGGATTACGAGTTCGTTATCCAATCAAGTGAATTCTCGATTTGCTTTGTTGATTGGGCTTAATACTTTTTCTAAAACAGTCATTATTCCAACTGAAATAAAAGGAAAAAAGAAAAATTTCGATATGTTTGCGGCGGGACTCTACTCTTCAGCAAGAGGAATTCGCAATTTCATAGTCGCTCCTGGTGGTATTAATACCTTTGTGTATCCTATTGCGCGTAACCAAAAGGCAGTTGGGCATAACCAACTTAAAGATGAGCGACCGAATGTGCAAGCTGATGTAGAGAGGGCTCTTCGTGATCGAGGTATGGTGTTGAGCGGGCCTTATGAATTAAGGCAAGGAGGCCTTGGTCTTGTATGTCGTATGGCTGTTTTTGACGGTGATACCTTTTGGGGTTTAGTTTCTATGGTTCTAGACATAAATCCGGTGTTAGAGGAAGCTGGTTTATATTTACCGATAAATGACTTTCAATTTGCTTTAGTTGGTAATGACGGGAAAGTCTTTGATGGTGATGGGGGCATACTTAATCAACATCCTGTTTCAGGAGTAATCTCTTTACCTGATGGGAGCTGGGAACTTTCCCTTATACCGTCAATGGGCTGGAATAAAAGTTATTTACTATCTCTTTATATATGGCGGTTTTTCGCTACAGTGATTTGGTTGGGAATTGTTTATGGTGTCTATTCTATGACGCGACAACAAAAGAGACTTGAAAAGACGGTGCTTTTAAAAACGGAAGAGATTCATCAACGTAAGGCCATTTTAGATTTTGCATTGCAAGTGAGTCAGACAGGGCTGTGGGATTTGAATTTAGTGGATCATACTTCACTACGAACGCCACTTCATGATAAAATTTTTGGTTATGATAAGCCTCTGGCTGAGTGGACTTATGAAATGTTTTTAAAACACGTTTATCCAGATGACCGCGCGGAAACGGATCGGCTTTTTCAAGAAGCTGTTGAAGCACAAAAACCATGGCTCTTCGAGTGTCGCATCCAACGTGCTGATGGTGAGGTGCGGTGGATTCATGCATGCGGTGATCAAGGTTTAGACCCAAACGGTAATGTTACGAGAATGACAGGTGTAGTTAGAGACATCACAGCGCGGAAAGAATCTGAACGATCCTTACAGCTAAGTGAAGAACGATTCAGCTATGCAATGGATGCTACCGATGATGGTATCTATGATTGGGATCTTAACTCCAACGAAGTTTACTTTTCACCTGCTTGGAAAAGCATGTTGGGGTATACTTATAATGAGTTGCCGAATGATCTTTCGGTTTGGGAAAGATTGACTTCCCCAGAAGATTTTAAGTTGGCATGGGACTTAATAGAAAAACTCTTAAACAAAGAGCAGGACAAGTTTAAGATCGAATTCAAAATGAAGCATAAGCAAGGTCACTGGGTAAATATTCTTTCCAGAGCAAAGGCCTTTTTTAATGAGCAAGGGGAAGTTGTCAGGGTTGTAGGGACTCATATAGATGTCACAGAGCGGGTTAACATGGAACTTCAATTAGCTATGGCTCAAAAGTTAGAATCTATTGGTCAACTGGCTGCGGGTATAGCTCACGAGATCAATACTCCTATACAGTATATCTCTGGCAATTTAGGATTTATGAGAGACTCATGGGCAGAGTTTGAGGATGTACTTGGTGTGTCTATGGAAAATGGGAATACCCCCCCCACTTTTTCTCCTGCAGTGAATGATTCAATTGAATTAATGAAAGAATGGAAACAAGCGATTGGCGATAGTATAGAAGGTGTGGATCAGGTTTCTAAGATAGTTCAAGCAATGAAACAGTTTACGCATCCTGGTACTATGGATTTCCGTAGTGCAGATTTAAATGAAATAATAAATAATACCGTGATTATCACGAGAAATGAATGGAAGTACGTTGCAGAGGTTGAGACGGACCTTGATGAAGAAATGCCATATGTTTTTTGCCATCCTGGGGAGATAAACCAAGTAATTGTGAACCTTCTTGTTAATTCTGCCCACGCAATTGCTCTAAAGGATGGAGATAAAAATATTAAAGGATTAATCAAAATAACAACATTTCAAGAAGCTGAAATGGCAGTGTTGTCTATTCAAGATAATGGCTGTGGCATTCCAGAAAAAAACATTAATCGAGTTTTTGATCACTTCTTTACAACAAAAGAACTAGGTAAAGGAACTGGCCAAGGTCTTGCTATTGCATATGCAATAATAAAAAAACATAGTGGTTCTATTTCGGTAGAATCTCGGGAAAACCTTGGGACAACATTTACAATCAAGCTGCCGATAGAGGGCCGTAGTTGA
- a CDS encoding ThiF family adenylyltransferase has product MTDFLHRTRALLGQQALETLSRPLVTIAGLGGVGGPAFMTLVRSGVKRFRLAEQGIFDPPDMNRQWAALGSTMDRPKLAVYVEWAKSINPEIEIEEFPEGLTLENMDAFLLGSDIYIGAIDIDASKELMDRAVIILRKEKIPIFTSVACGFGTIMLNYDPCGMSPDEFWQKSAAQADEVSPFLFIAKDVFSHDLLTNIAKSFEPNKLATCAVGAGQAGLLVASEIIAYILKDTDYLEREIVFAPSFVILDLLSMKMEVKSILDYDPPHDPS; this is encoded by the coding sequence TTGACAGATTTTTTGCATAGAACTCGGGCTTTGCTTGGGCAGCAGGCCCTTGAGACACTGAGTAGGCCTCTCGTGACAATAGCAGGACTTGGTGGTGTTGGAGGGCCTGCGTTCATGACCCTTGTACGTTCGGGCGTGAAGCGTTTCCGTTTGGCGGAACAGGGCATTTTTGATCCACCTGATATGAACAGACAATGGGCAGCTCTTGGCTCTACCATGGACAGGCCAAAACTTGCCGTCTACGTAGAATGGGCCAAAAGCATCAATCCCGAGATAGAAATCGAGGAATTTCCAGAGGGACTCACACTGGAAAACATGGACGCATTCCTACTCGGATCGGATATTTATATCGGCGCCATCGATATTGATGCCAGCAAAGAATTGATGGACCGAGCCGTAATCATCCTTCGAAAAGAAAAAATTCCGATCTTCACCAGTGTGGCGTGCGGGTTTGGTACTATCATGCTAAATTATGACCCATGTGGCATGTCACCCGATGAGTTTTGGCAAAAGTCAGCGGCGCAAGCGGATGAAGTTTCGCCATTTTTATTTATAGCCAAGGACGTCTTTTCCCACGATTTGCTTACAAACATAGCGAAATCGTTTGAGCCGAATAAGCTGGCTACCTGTGCCGTGGGCGCAGGACAGGCAGGACTGTTAGTAGCCTCGGAAATTATCGCATACATCCTCAAAGACACAGACTACCTTGAGCGCGAAATTGTTTTCGCACCCTCCTTTGTTATCCTAGATCTGTTAAGCATGAAGATGGAGGTCAAATCTATTTTAGACTATGACCCGCCACATGATCCATCATGA